Part of the Gemmatimonadota bacterium genome is shown below.
GGAGACCACCACGGCGGCGGCGACGGGCAGCCAGGGCACGCGCCACTCCGCCGCTGCGCCCGCCCGCGCGATGACCGCGGGAGCCGCCACTACGCCGAGTGCCAGGTACGCCAATAACGCGGCGACGCCGATGAGGCGATCGACCACCACGCTGGTAACGGCGGCCGCGCGGGCGGGCAGGGCCCTGGACGCCGCCACCGCGCGTACCGCGTCCCCACCGACCGACGTCGGCAGGAACAGGCTGAAGAAGTTGCCGATGAGGTAGAGGCGAAAAAGGAAGCCCCACGCGGGCGCCTGTGCGCCCAGGATTTCCTTCCAGCGCAGCGCGCTCACCGCCTGCGCCAGGAGCAGCAGCGCTCCGGTGACGCCCACCCCGAGGACCACTTCGGCCCCGATCCTGATGGTGCGCTGAGACAGGTCCACACGTGACAGGAGCACCCCCAGAAGGCCAACTCCGATGGCCAGGCGGGCCCACGTCGTCCAGGACGAGCGCACGGCTCCGCGATCGCCGGGGGGCGCAGGCTCCCCTGCACCTGACCCGGCGGAAGGGGGAGTCGCGGCGCTTCCCGCGGCGGGCGACCCCCCCGACGGTCCATCTTCGTCGTCCGCCCCCACCGCCCGTCCGGATCGTTCGTCCGCGGAAGGGAGAGCTCGGTCCGCCGTCAGCTCCCGCACGTTCTCGGCGAGCCTGTAGCGGCGCCGCTGGTGGGCGTGGTGGAATACGATCATTTCGCCGACGAGCCCCAACGCGACCGCCTGCGCCCCCAGCACCAGGAGCAGGACCCCCAGGAGCAGGACCGGGCGGTCCGCGAGCGGCTCGCCCTGCAACCTTTGGACGGATACGACGCCCAGCACCGCCGCGCCGAGCAGCGCCGAGATGCTGCCCACCAGGCCGAAGAAGCGCAGCGGCTTTTCGGTGAATCGCAGCAGGAAGAACATCCCCAACAGGTCTATCAGGCGCCGCAGATAGATGCCCGGCGAGTAGACGCGAGGTTGGTTGTCACCCTGGTGCTGCTCGGCCTCCAGCTCGACCACGTGGAATCCCTCGCGCTGGGCCAGCAAGGGTAGGAAGCGGAAGAAGTCGCCGTAGAGCGGGGTCTCCTCCAGGACGCGGCGGCGCAGCGCCCGGACTCCGCACGCCAGATCCCGGAAGTGCGATCCCGTGAACCACCGGACCAGCCTGTGGAACCAGCGGTTCTGGACCCGGTTGATCCAGGAGTCACGGCGCGGCCAACGCACCGCTAGAGCTAGGTCGGCCTCCCGGGTGGCCGCCACCAGGTCGACAAGAACCGCCGCTTGTACCCTACGATACGCGGGCAGCGTAACGAGCACGTCCCCCCGCGCCTTCGCGCCGGCCACCTTCAGCATGGTGGCCTCTCCGACTCCCTGACCGAGCTGCAGCACGGTGATCGGCTCACCCCGCTCGGCCAACTCCAGCAAAGGCGTCCCGAGGGTCTCGAACCAGGGCTCGCAGATCACCACGAACTCGAAGGGCAGCCCGGCGTCGCGCAGGGGCTCGGCGTATTCTCTGTAGAGCTCCGCGAGGGGCTCGGGGCGCTCGCGCACCGGCACCAGAACGGACACCAGGCCGGGGCCGCTCACGCCCGCACCTCACGCACGACCGGCAGCGGGCGCGGAGCGTCCATGGCCTCGGTGCGCAGGAACACCTCGGCGATCAGTCCCACCATGACCAGGAAGACCCCCAGGCCCAGAACGAGCAGGGAGATTCCGGGCAGGACGATGGCGCTCGCGAGCCACGGCCGCAGCCCCAGCGCCGCGCCCACGGCCGCAAGGGCCGTCAGCCCCGACAGCCCGAACGCGACCAGAGCGGCGGGCCCGAACAGGGCCAACGGCCTGTCTGCGTAGGACTGGATCATCTTGACCGTCAGCATGTCGGCGAGCACGCGCCAGGTGCGGCCCGGCCCATACTTGCTAGCGCCTGCGAGCCGCGGGTGGTGCCGCACGGGAATCTCGGTGATGCGGCCGCCGCCCGCGGCCGCGAACGCCGGGATGAAGCGGTGCATCTCCGAGTAGAGGTGCAGCCGATCCAGGAGGTCTCTCCGGTACGCCTTGAGCGCGCACCCGACGTCCCTCACCGGCACTCCGGTCAGTCGGCGGATGATCCGGTTCGCGACCCAGGACGGCACCTTGCGCATGACGAACGCGTCCTGGCGGCGGACCCTGTAGCCCACGACCAGGTCGTGCCCCGCCTCGATTTCCGCGAGCAACAGCGGGATGTCTTCGGGGTCATTCTGCAGGTCTCCATCCATCGTAACCACCACGTCCCCGCGAGCGGCGTCGAAGCCGGCCTGGAGCGCTGTCGTCTGCCCGTAGTTGCGGGCCAGCGCCAGCACGCGGATGCGCGCGTCGGCGGCGGCGGCGTCCCGGCACGCCTCGAGGGTGTCGTCCCTGCTGGCGTCGTCGACGAGCACGGCCTCCCACGAGGCGACCCGGGCCGCCTCCAGGCTCGCACGCAAGCGCTCCACCAGCGGAGCCACGTTGGCCTCCTCGTCGAACAGAGGAACGACCACGCTCAAAGAAGGCTCGTATCCCATCACCCTTCCCCCGGTGGGCAACCGTCGTGCCGCGATAATCTGCCCGTTTTGCGGCGCCCGTCGCTGTCCCCGCCCCCAACCGACGATGCCACCTTGTCGACCATCCGCAACAGCCGCTCGGCGTCGTTGCGTCGAAGCAACGAGTGGGTAGGGAGCGTCACCAGCTCCCGCAGGAGCATCTCCGAGCCGGGCCACCGCCCCTCGCCGGGGTCCAATCGACCGGCGACCGCCGGCAGCGCCGGGATGATCGCGGGAAACGTCTGCGCGGCTCCTAGCGCCTCGCCTTCCGGGCCAAGCGCAGCGGCCCCGCCCGGAATCCGCACGGGGAGCCGAAGCTCGCCGCCGCGTCCCCCGTCCGGGATCGGCACGCAGGATCCCGCGGGCAGCCGTTCGCGCAGCCACGCTCCGCGGCGCCGGCGCTCGGCGGCCTCGGCGTCCGCCGCTTTCGCGGTGGCCAGCGCCAACCGCGCCGCCGCCGAGGCCATTGCGGACGGAGTCGGCGCGTCCCGGTAGTCCGTCTCCCCGAGCCGCAGCCAGGGCAGGCGGGCAGGCAGGCCGTACAACCCGGGGCGGCCGAACGCCCACTGGCCCACGGCGGACGCCACCACGTCCATGCCGCTCCCCGCAGCGGCCGGCGCGAGGCCGGCCCCGGCGTCCAGCGCGGTGGCCGCCTCCCCGCGCACAAGTAGCGCCCCTCCGGCCCCGCCCGTCCAGCCCTTGCCGCGCGCGAAGCTGACCACACTCAGCTCTCCGAGGGCACCCAGGGGCGCGCTCTTCCAGGACGCGCCGTGCCCCTGCGCGGCGTCCTCGATCAGGACGGCGCCGCTCCCACGAACCAGGCCGGCGATCCGGTCCCAGTCGACCGGTACGCCGTACAACGGACTCACGATGACCACCGCTGGAGCCCCCGCCAGCACCCTCCCGAAGGACGCGGGCTCCGGCGCCAGCGTCGCCGGATCCACGTCGTAGCAGGCGATCCGGCCGGCTTCGGCGAGCACCGCCGAGGCCACGTCGAAGCAGGTGAACGCGGGGACCGCGACGGTGGCGTCGGCGGCGCGGCCAGCGCCTCCGCGCCGCCACCGGAGCGTGGCCCGCACCGCCAGTCGCAGGGCCTGCGTGCCGCTACCCGTCAGCAGCACCTGCTGCGCGTCGAGGCGCTCGCGCAGGAGGCTCGCCAGGCCCGCCCGCGGGTCGGCGCCGCCGGCGCGCAGCCACCCCAGCGGCCGGATCGGCGCGTAGGCCGGCGGCACCCTGCGCAAGCTCACGGGATCGTCCTCGCGATGCGCGGGCCGAGCGCCGTCGCGACACGCACGGGGAGCCGCCGCCAGATGCGGGTCGCCAGCGCGAGGC
Proteins encoded:
- a CDS encoding lysylphosphatidylglycerol synthase domain-containing protein; this encodes MSGPGLVSVLVPVRERPEPLAELYREYAEPLRDAGLPFEFVVICEPWFETLGTPLLELAERGEPITVLQLGQGVGEATMLKVAGAKARGDVLVTLPAYRRVQAAVLVDLVAATREADLALAVRWPRRDSWINRVQNRWFHRLVRWFTGSHFRDLACGVRALRRRVLEETPLYGDFFRFLPLLAQREGFHVVELEAEQHQGDNQPRVYSPGIYLRRLIDLLGMFFLLRFTEKPLRFFGLVGSISALLGAAVLGVVSVQRLQGEPLADRPVLLLGVLLLVLGAQAVALGLVGEMIVFHHAHQRRRYRLAENVRELTADRALPSADERSGRAVGADDEDGPSGGSPAAGSAATPPSAGSGAGEPAPPGDRGAVRSSWTTWARLAIGVGLLGVLLSRVDLSQRTIRIGAEVVLGVGVTGALLLLAQAVSALRWKEILGAQAPAWGFLFRLYLIGNFFSLFLPTSVGGDAVRAVAASRALPARAAAVTSVVVDRLIGVAALLAYLALGVVAAPAVIARAGAAAEWRVPWLPVAAAVVVS
- a CDS encoding glycosyltransferase family 2 protein, producing MGYEPSLSVVVPLFDEEANVAPLVERLRASLEAARVASWEAVLVDDASRDDTLEACRDAAAADARIRVLALARNYGQTTALQAGFDAARGDVVVTMDGDLQNDPEDIPLLLAEIEAGHDLVVGYRVRRQDAFVMRKVPSWVANRIIRRLTGVPVRDVGCALKAYRRDLLDRLHLYSEMHRFIPAFAAAGGGRITEIPVRHHPRLAGASKYGPGRTWRVLADMLTVKMIQSYADRPLALFGPAALVAFGLSGLTALAAVGAALGLRPWLASAIVLPGISLLVLGLGVFLVMVGLIAEVFLRTEAMDAPRPLPVVREVRA
- a CDS encoding DegT/DnrJ/EryC1/StrS family aminotransferase — protein: MSLRRVPPAYAPIRPLGWLRAGGADPRAGLASLLRERLDAQQVLLTGSGTQALRLAVRATLRWRRGGAGRAADATVAVPAFTCFDVASAVLAEAGRIACYDVDPATLAPEPASFGRVLAGAPAVVIVSPLYGVPVDWDRIAGLVRGSGAVLIEDAAQGHGASWKSAPLGALGELSVVSFARGKGWTGGAGGALLVRGEAATALDAGAGLAPAAAGSGMDVVASAVGQWAFGRPGLYGLPARLPWLRLGETDYRDAPTPSAMASAAARLALATAKAADAEAAERRRRGAWLRERLPAGSCVPIPDGGRGGELRLPVRIPGGAAALGPEGEALGAAQTFPAIIPALPAVAGRLDPGEGRWPGSEMLLRELVTLPTHSLLRRNDAERLLRMVDKVASSVGGGDSDGRRKTGRLSRHDGCPPGEG